In Streptococcus parauberis NCFD 2020, the sequence TAATGAAGCTGCTGGATCAGAAATAAGCATTGTAAAGATATTAGTGAGAAATGAGGCTGAAAAACAGCGCTTAGAAGATAGGGGATATAACTATCAATTTGTCACCTCCATCGAAGAGATACTTAATGATAAAGATATAGATATTGTAATTGAGTTAATGGGTCGAATTGAACCCGCAAAGACATATATCATGGATTCTTTACGAGCTGGAAAACATGTGGTAACAGCAAATAAAGACTTGATTGCCCTTCATGGGAAAGAAATTCGTTTATTAGCTGAGGAATTAAAATTAGCATTTTATTATGAGGCAGCAGTGGCTGGTGGTATACCAATTTTAAGAAGCTTAGCTAATTCCTATACATCTGATAAAATTACGCGTGTTATGGGTGTATTAAATGGAACTTCCAACTTTATGATGACCAAAATGGTTGAAGAAGGGTGGTCTTATGAACAAGCGTTGGAGACAGCTCAGAAACTTGGTTATGCTGAAAGTGATCCAACCAATGATGTTGAAGGAATTGATGCAGCCTACAAAGTTGCTATTTTAAGTCAGTTTGCTTTTGGTATGACCCTTGACTTTAGTGATGTTAAGCATCAAGGTATCTCTAGTATTACACCTGAGGATGTTGCTTTTGCTCAAAAGTTAGGATATGTCATAAAATTAGTTGGAACTGTAGAGGAAACAATATCAGGCGTCTCAGCCAGTGTAACTCCAACTTTTATACCTAAAGATCATCCCCTTGCCAGTGTCAATGGTGTTATGAATGCTGTCTTTGTAGAGTCTATCGGCATCGGTCAATCAATGTTTTATGGACCTGGAGCTGGACAAAAACCAACTGCAACATCTGTTATGGCAGATATTATTCGGATTGCCCGTCGCTTAAAAGAAAACACAATTGGTAAAGCCTTTAATGAGTTTAAAGTGGAAACAAAACTAACAGATAAAAATGATAATATTAGTCATTATTATTTTGCAATTGAAACACCTGATAAAAAAGGTCAACTGTTGCGTTTAGCTACCATTTTTAATAACCAAAATATATCCTTACAAGAAGTACTCCAAGACAAAGCTAAAAATAGTAGAGCAAGAGTGGTTATTATTACACATGAAATGAGTGAGAAGCAATTAGATACTTTAATAGACGAGTTAAGAAAAGAGAATGACTTCCAGTTGCTAAATTGCTTCAAAGTTTTAGGAGAATAGTATGATTATAAAAGTTCCAGCTACTTCCGCAAACATTGGACCAGGTTTTGATTCTATTGGACTAGCAGTTTCAAAATATTTAGAGATTGAAGTTCTTGAAGAACAAAATGAATGGTATGTTGAACATGAACTGGGAGATGTACCTCATAATCAGGATAATTTATTACTACAAACTGCCCTGCGTTTAGCACCGGATATTCAGCCTCATCATTTAAAAATGACTTCAGATATTCCCTTAGCCAGAGGTTTAGGCTCTTCGTCATCTGTAATTGTGGCAGGAATTGAATTAGCTAACCAATTAGCCAATTTGGAATTGTCAGATAATAGAAAGCTGACAATAGCAAATCAGATTGAAGGACATCCAGATAATGTAGCGCCAGCCATTTTTGGCCAGTTAGTAATTGCCTCACAATTAGATACTGGTTTGGATTATATTCTGGCCCCCTTTCCTGATTCAGCATTAGTCGCTTTCATTCCGGACTATGAATTGAAGACATCAGATTCTAGACAAGTTCTTCCGCAACACTTGTCTTATAAGCAAGCAGTTAAAGCTTCCTCTGTCGCTAATTTAGCAATCTCTGCATTACTAACTGGTGATTTAGTCAAGGCTGGTCGTGCTATTGAAAATGATATGTTTCATGAAGTCTACCGTCAAAAGTTAGTCAAAGAATTTCAAGAAATCAAACAAGTTGCTAAAAGCTTAGATGCATATGCCACATATCTTTCTGGTGCTGGGCCAACTGTAATGATTATTTGTCCCAAAGAAACTGAGGCTAATATCGTTACTGATCTACAAAAATTAGAATTAGATGGTCAGGTAATCTCCTTAACTGTTGATCAAAATGGCTTACAAGTTATTAAGTAAACTTCAGATTAAAATAAAGTAATATAATAGGGAAAAAGTTGTTGCCAACGCTTTTCCTTTTTTTATTTCGTGCTATACTATAGATATTGTGACAAAGAGG encodes:
- a CDS encoding homoserine dehydrogenase gives rise to the protein MSVKLALLGFGTVASGLPFLLKENGHKINEAAGSEISIVKILVRNEAEKQRLEDRGYNYQFVTSIEEILNDKDIDIVIELMGRIEPAKTYIMDSLRAGKHVVTANKDLIALHGKEIRLLAEELKLAFYYEAAVAGGIPILRSLANSYTSDKITRVMGVLNGTSNFMMTKMVEEGWSYEQALETAQKLGYAESDPTNDVEGIDAAYKVAILSQFAFGMTLDFSDVKHQGISSITPEDVAFAQKLGYVIKLVGTVEETISGVSASVTPTFIPKDHPLASVNGVMNAVFVESIGIGQSMFYGPGAGQKPTATSVMADIIRIARRLKENTIGKAFNEFKVETKLTDKNDNISHYYFAIETPDKKGQLLRLATIFNNQNISLQEVLQDKAKNSRARVVIITHEMSEKQLDTLIDELRKENDFQLLNCFKVLGE
- the thrB gene encoding homoserine kinase, producing the protein MIIKVPATSANIGPGFDSIGLAVSKYLEIEVLEEQNEWYVEHELGDVPHNQDNLLLQTALRLAPDIQPHHLKMTSDIPLARGLGSSSSVIVAGIELANQLANLELSDNRKLTIANQIEGHPDNVAPAIFGQLVIASQLDTGLDYILAPFPDSALVAFIPDYELKTSDSRQVLPQHLSYKQAVKASSVANLAISALLTGDLVKAGRAIENDMFHEVYRQKLVKEFQEIKQVAKSLDAYATYLSGAGPTVMIICPKETEANIVTDLQKLELDGQVISLTVDQNGLQVIK